CTACATGGCCGTAAACCGTGGCTGTGACGTAGATAAGCCAAGGAATTTGGCCAAGTCGGTGACTGTGGAGTAGTATACCAACAAACCTTGATGAATGCCCGAACCTTTATATGATGAAATATAAAGGTTTGGGCATTTTTTTTAGTGTATAATGTATAACCCAAAAAAACTCGTGTCACGAATAAAAAAGTCGTGTTAAAAATAAAAAAGTTGTGTTAAGAATCATGGTGAAAATAGGGTAGAAAACCTTATTGGAGCCATGATTTTTGTTTTAGGATGAGTAGGGTTAAGGGGTAAGGTATAAGGTTAAAAGTATTGATTTTATTGGATTTGAATAGAGTATTGATGAAAGATATTGATTAAAACTTTTCCCTTTTCTCTTGATACTTATCCCTATTTATGACATGACTTTTTTATCTAAAATGAGAGTAAAAATAGGAAATTATTAGGAGAAAAGAACAAGGAAAGTGGGTGATTTTTGACATGACTTTTTTATCTGGAAGAAAATAGGTAAATATGGTTAAGGATAGATGGGACAAGGGGTTGAGGGGTGTTGGGTTTTGACATGAGTTTTTTATGTGTATACATAGTTAGGATTAAGTTTTATTCTAAAAAGGGTTAAGGGATAAGGGGCAAAATAAAAAAGTTGTGTCAAAGATAAAAAACTTGTGTTAAAAATAAAAAAGTCGTGTCAGATAGTTAATAAAGTTGTATTAATAAATTTAATGTATAATAGTGTTATGTTGAGTAATAAAAAAGGAGAAAGTATAATGCGTGAATATTTGAATAAAAAGGTTAAAGTCATTGTTGATAGGCCGTTATGCTCAAAGCACCCAGAGCATGAAATATATTATCTCTTAAATTACGGATATATACCTAACACAATCTCTGAAGATGGTGAAGAAGTTGATGCTTATATTATAGGAGAGTTTCAGCCTCTAAAAGAATTTGAGGGTGTTGTAATAGCAATAATTCATAGAAAAAATGATATTGAAGATAAATTGGTAGTATCAAAGCATCCACACAAATACAGCAAAGAACAAATACAAGCGCTGGTGGAGTTCCAAGAACGATTTTTTGATTCAGAGATTATAATGAGTTGATATACATTATTGAAGTAGTGCTTGCATAAACAGGTTATATGCTTTAGAAGGTGCCATTCGGAATATAAGATGGCATTATTTATCACAGGATATCAAGGATGAATTGAAAGCATTTTATTTATCGTTAAATGTCAAATAATAAAATGCTGGAAGTTTTTTAAGATTTATTGGTTATATATGGTAATATGGGGTTAAGTAATTTTCCAATTAGTTTATTAGAGGGGGTAGATAATTTTGCTTTTTAGCAGTGAACAGGTTAACAGGGGCAGGAAAATCGTAAATACAGGTATAATTATTTTAATTTTTCTTTTACTTGCAGATATTGCTATAAGTTTAGTATCTAACGGCATTAAAGGATTAACGGGAAAAACATTTATTAGCGGAATAATTCTATTTAACATATTTTTGTACTGTAAAGGCAACAGGATAGCATTTATAATAACAATGTTTTTACTTTCAGGAGTTTATATTTTTATCTTTGGTTTGCTGCCTGTTTATTTGTTTTTGGGACTGCTGCGCATGCTAAATATTTTAGACGCTTTTGGCGGTGCTTTATATTTAGTTGTCCCAGCCATAATTATCACAGCAGTAAGCATTTTGGTATTTAAAACAGAATTTTATGATGATGTTCTGGCTTTTAAAAACTACTACGATAAGATATATAAAACAATAAAATAAAATAGGAAATGGAAAATGATGCCATGTCAAATATCAAGGAAAAAGCAATCCGAATTATATTATTTTTTATTTTAGGAATCTTTTCTGGATTTCTGGCAAAATATGTTGATACTATACCTTCTAATGGTGCAGTTGGCAGTTTAATTAACATAATTAGCAATATAAGTTCCAGAATTGGAATATGGGCTTTTATTGCTACTATTATTGCTGCATGGAGCAGAACACCCAAAGTGGGGGCAATTCATGTTTTTACCTTTTTTGCGGGAATGCTACTGGCTTATTACATATATTCAATGAAGTTATTTAACTTCTTTCCCTTATATTATTTTGTTCGTTGGGGATTAATTGCCTTAGTATCTCCGATGGCTGCCTATGCTGTCTGGTTTAGCAGGGGGAGTGGATGGTTTGCAGCACTATGTGCTGCTCTTCCTATTGGGCTGCTGGTTTCAGAAGGGTACAACTTTCTTTATACGTTTTCTCCAGTTTCAGGATTTTATTTGATTGCTGCTATCATACTGTTTTGCATTTTACCAAAAAACAAATATCAATATTTAAAGGTATTGATATTTACAATATTAACATCAGTATTACTCAGTAAATTTGATGTGTTGTCCTATATAATTGGCGGATTATAAAAGAAGTATGCAATGTATAAAAATTAATAAGACTAAAGGAACCTAAAAGGAATAAATATTATCCTGAAATATTCATAGCCATAATAGGCCATGGAAATTTTGTAACAAAATGGTGTTAAGATATATCTTGCTTTCTCATGTTGGCCCTGTAACCTGTTGTAAAAAACACGCACAAGGCATTGACATGGTATACGATGTAAGAGATGCATAAAACTGGATGATTTGAAGCTATAGCTGCCCCTTGTTTCTTAATTACGGCTTAAAACTAGTTTTTTTAGTAATTTATTTATTTACGAAAAACAAGGCAAGCTGCTTATATTTTGCAAGGTTTGTATAAATGAATTTTGGTATATATAAGAGCTGCATAACTTCCAGGTCCAGTAGCGAGCGGAACGTACCAGTTTCCCTGCAATTTTGATTAATTTCAACCGCAGTGTCTCCATTCGGTTTGGTTTCATTGGTTCAGGCAAGCACAACCTGCGAAACCAGTTGTTAAAGTTGTATGCCAACATGGATAACTGCAGTTTTACTGCATTGGATTCAAAGTTAGTGCTGCTCATTTTGTGACAAGCGAATCCATTTTTGGCTTCCTTAATAAAGTTTTCCATATGCCCACGTTGACAGTAAAAACGAACGATATTACGCGGTTGTAGTTCCATGTTTGTCACGATAAACGTGAATTCAAAGAACAATTGTCCAGCAGGCCGTTCCATTTTGACAACAACGCGGCGGGCACGATCCCAACTACTGGCTTGATACAGAAATTCCCGGTAGTGGACTTGCCTTTCATGTAGTCTTTCAGGGTTTAATACTTGGTCCGCCATGGAATGTGCAACAGATTGAAGACGAGCATTGGCTTTTAAGCGAATTACATATTTATGACCCTTGTTTTCTACTAGTTTAAAGAGTTCCGGAACGGCAAAACCACTATCTGCGCGCAAAACAATTAAAGGATTGCTAACCCAAGTCTCATACCTTTTAAGGAGTGGACCGACAAATCGCACCACCTGACGAGAAGTATATACGTTGCCAGCACGAAGCTCGGCTTTAAGGCAATCACCTGTCAGTCCGTCAAAACAAAATAGAGGGTGAAACCCCCGCTCTTGATAATGAGAATTGAAGTTTGCTCCATATTGATTACCGTAAGCAGTAAAGCCGGAAGAATCAAGATCCATAACAAACTGGTCTTGGGGTTTAAGCATATATACTCGCTTTTGTAAGATCTCATTAATATGTTCCAATGATTTTGCAGTTGCAATATTTGCTTTTTCATTGAACCGGGAGATTGTTGGCTGCGAGGCCAAGCGCTTTTTTCCCAGTATAGCGGTGAGTAGGGGTTCTTCGCTTAAGTCATCCGCATGATCATCAGCGTGATAACCAGCAAGATGTTGATAAAGCTTTTGGATAACCACATCACTATTAGGATGATCTCGGTGCATAACAGGGTCATCAACTACCAGCATTTTTTCAACAGTTTCTGAAAGGCCGAGTTTATAATCAAATTCCTTATACAATAACAACCCTGCATCTGAAGTTAGGTCGCCACCATTAAAATTAACTTTTATTCGGGAGTTGAAGTTCATGCTATATTCCTGTACACTTTTCATAAGAAGAGTCCTCCTTTGGTAAAGGTTGGTTTGCACAACACCATTACAATACCAAAGTTTGGGCTCTTTTTCCATGCTTTCATTTCACTTAATGGGTGATATGCTAAAGGCTTATTAATTCTTATTGCACTAAGGTTTTAAAGCTCAACAGATTTTTTATATGAATATTTCAGGATTATGATGAAGACCGTTTGTTTACAATACTGGGTACTTAAAATAGACGCTAAAAAAACGAAAGAATATTATGATAGCATAACAGTTGAAGAAGGCTGTAACTGTGATTACTGTAGAAATTATATAAAGAATTGTAAAACTTTTTCGCAAGAAGTGCTAGACTTTTATACAATGTTAGGGATTGACCCTCAAAAACTTTTCATAAAATATTTGAGAACTGTGCCATGTTAATGTCCCAGATGAGTATCTGATGGCAAGGTATAATGTAAGATGAAATAGAAAGTTTGGAGGGAAAGAGGGAGAGGGATTACATATGTTTGAATTTAAAGATTTTGACTATTTGACAGATGGAGAAATTGATTAAAGAATGGAGGCAAAACTTCCTGCTGATGAAACAAAAGGATATGTACCTGCTTATGAGTATAGGATAACATTACATGGCTTAACAGAGTGGATTGGAAGGATTAGTTTAAGGATAGGCTACAATGAAAACATCAGATATGGAGGAAATATTGGTTACGAAATAAATAAGGCATATAGGGGCAAACATTATGCAGTGAAAGCATGTGAGATAGTAAAACAAGTTGCTATAGCACATGGGATGGATAAGATTATTATAACGTGTAACCCTGATAACTACCCTTCAAGGAAAAACTGTGAAAAGATTGGTGCAAAACTAACTGAGATAGTTGACTAACCCCCTTATAATGAGCAGTATCAAGAAGGTGAAAGACAAATGATTCTCATATTGAAAGAAGTACATCAGGTCTATAAGTTCTCTATTTTAAATCCGAATTTGAATTAGAAATAGACGGGACCTGTCCCTCTAAATATGTTCCATGTTTTCCTGACCCCACTGGCACATGAGTTGTAAAATCGGTATAAGGGTCTTGCCCTTGTCTGTTAAAGAATATTCAACTTTGGGAGGAATTTGATGATACTCTTCACGGTGTATCAGACCATCGGCTTCCAACTCTTTTAGTTGCTGGCTTAACATTTTGTGGGTAATACCAATGAGAAGTTTCTTTATTTCACCATACCTTTTAATGCCGTCATTGGCAAGATGCCATAAGATAACAGGCTTCCATTTTCCGCCGATAAGGGTCAATGTATATTCAACAGGACAAGCATACTGTTTTGCTATAAAAGATTTCATACGGATTAACACTCTCCTTTTGTATAGTATCTTACTTAAAAGTGCATACTTGAATATTTGGCAATATAGAATATAATTTAAGTATATTTGATTTATTCGGCAATGTAAAGACAAATTTGATGGGGAGGGAAAACCGTGAAAAAGAATATCGGGGCGGTAGTAGGACTGTATCCTACACCTGTGACTGTGGTAGGTACTGAATTTGAAGGGAAGGTGAACTGGATTAACATATGCCATATCGGAATTATAGGTCTTGATAAAATCATGCTAAGTATGAATAAGGTCCATTATTCCAACAAAGGCATTAAACAAAATAAAACGGTGTCCGTAAACCTTGTTAGCAGCGATATGCTGGTTGAGGCAGATTATGTAGGGCTGGTTTCAGGAAATAAGGTTGATAAATCCAATGTATTTGAATACTATTCTGGAGCCTTAAACGGAGCGCCTTTAATTAAAAAATCACCTGTCTCTATGGAATGTGAAGTTGTAGACAATTATGAAACCGAAACTCACGATAACTTTATACTAAAAGTAGTTAATACTTATGTAGATGAAAACATACTCACAAGTGATGGAAAAATTGATTATGAAAAAGTGAATCCTATACTTTTTGAAATGCCTCAAAGGACTTACTTGACTACAGGAAAAGTGATTGCAAAGTGCTGGGACGAAGGGAAAAAATATATTAGAGAAACGGAGATGTAAATATGCCAGTGATAACAGTGGATGGAGGAAAACTGACGAAGGAGCAGAAATACGATATAATAAAGACTCTTACAAAGGATTTAAGTGAAATTACCAAAATACCTGCCCAGTTCATATCTATCATTATTAGAGAAAATGAGGATGATAATATGGGGGTTGCAGGAGAATCTGTAACAGAGATGAAACAAAGGTTGAAAAAATAAACCCAAGGGAGGTTAATCATGCAAGCCATATTTGAAAGAAGAAGCATTAGAAAATATACGGATAAACCAGTACCCAAGGATTTGATAGAACAAATAGTAAGGGCTGGAATGGCTGCACCATCGGCAGGTAACGAGCAGCCGTGGCACTTTATTGTTATAGAGGATAAAATGATTTTGGACAATATTACAAAGGTCCATCCATACTCACAGATGTTGAAAGAAGTCAACCATGCAATTGTAGTGTGTGGAGATTTGGCTCTCCAGAAGTATGAAGGGTTCTGGGTTCAAGATTGCTCCGCTGCTACTCAAAACATGCTTATCATGGCCAGGGATTTAGGACTTGGCTCTGTATGGGTGGGTATATATCCTCTGGAAGATAGGGTGAGGGCAATAAAAGAATTACTTCATTTGCCTGAAAGTGTAATACCTCTGTGTATTCTTCCCATAGGATATCCAGGAGAGGAAAAGGGACCCGTTGATAGATTCAATCCATCAAGGCTGCATTGGAACCAGTGGTAGAGGGCTGATGGTAATTTAATAGATAGTTGAAGCCATCATTCTTGCGATATTTGCTATGGAGAATGGCTTTATTCTTGTATTTTTTACGGGGACTCTTGTTTCTTTTTTAGTGGTGTATGCTTAATCAAACAGGGAAAAATCAAGTGAGTAATGAGTAAAGATTACGGGCAACCTATAAAAAGCAGTAGATAAGCATTCTGAGGTTAATGGGTGATGTTTGCATTGTATGAAAGATAACGAGAGAAATTGGGTTAGTTTCATTTGGAATAAGCATATATAGGGAGGCAAAAGGGCCAAGGACTAAACAAAAATAATACCGTACAACAGTATGATATTAATTATTTAAGGGAATAATTATGTTTTTTATAAAGAGAAATAGCCTATTTAGGACTATTGATGATGAGATTAAATCCAGAAGAGAATGAATGTACATTATTAGAGAGTCCTTTTAAGTGATACTGTATATACAAAATAAACTCCACTCCATGATAATAAAGTTCGTTCCAAAATCCCGTAGCAGATGCAGGATAACTCCTGTTTTGCTGCGGGATTTTTGATTTTTAGGGGGAGAGGGATAAGGTGTATGTTAGGATTAAGGAATACGGCTAAAGGCATTGATTTTAAAGAGATTGAGAGTACTATATTGATTTAAATATTGATACCAGGATTGATAAAAAGCATTAGAAAAAGCGAATGAGAAAATGCAACCTTATACCTTTTTCCTTTCACCTTATCCCTATTTGGAACCGACTTTATTTTAAAAATTACTACAAGAATTAAGGAAGAAATGTTATTAAATGGAATGAAAATATTGAATTTTAGAGCGGACATTATTATCTGGAAGAGATTTGGAGAATAGGGTTAAGGTGAGAAGGGATAAGGGGTTGAGGGTGTGGGGGCTGGAGCGGAGTTTATTTTAAATATACATAGTTAGGGGTAAGGATTTTTAGGATAAGGAATAAGGGGCTGTATATAAAATAATAAAGTATGCTCTGTGATAATAAAGTTAGTTCTGTAATAATAAAGTCGATTCTGTAATAATAAAGTTGGCTCTATAAGAATAAAGTTAGTTCTTTAAAGAGAATGATGCTGTTAGTGCTTTCATAAACGGTAAGATTTTATTAAAATAAAAATTAATTAAATTGAAATTTATTGTTATTATATTTATGTGCATGGATACTAAAAATAGAGCCGATTTTGATAGTAAAGTATTTTGATAATATGAGGGGTTAATTAACATGGTTTTGTGGGGAATTTTTGTTAGTGCTTTTTTAATAGGCTTTTCAGGAGCAATGATGCCTGGGCCTATGCTGGGGGTCACGATTGACGGCAGTCTTAAAAAAGGGTGGACAGCAGGACCTTTGACAGTATTAGGACACGGAATCCTGGAACTTATATTAATTATCATCATGACATTCGGGCTTAAAGATTTCTTCTCTAATCCGACAGTTGCAGGATTTATCGGATTATTTGGTTGTGCTTTTCTTGCATGGATGGGGTATGGAATGATAAAGTCCAGTATAAATAAGTCGGTTTCTTTAGAGAATCAAGGAGCAGGGAATAGTGCAGGTGTATAACTCTAAAAAACTCGTGTGACGAATAAAAAAGTCGTGTTAAAAATAAAAAAGTCATGTTAAAAGTCATGGCTAAAATAGGGTAGAAAACCTTATTGGAGCCATGATTTTTGTTTTAGGATGACTAGGGTAAAGGGGTAAGGTATAAGGTTAAAAGTATTGATTTTATTGGATTCGAATAGAGTATTGATGAAAGATATTGAAAAAAACTTTCCCCTTTTCCCTTGAATCGTATCCCTGTTTTTCCCTATTCCTGACACGACTTTTTTATCTAAAATGAGGCTGAAAATAGGAAGAAAATAGGAGATAGGGATAAGGGAAATGGGTGATTTTTGACATGACTTTTTTATCTGGAAAGAATTGGGGAAATAGGGTTAAGGATAGATGGGACAAGGGGTTGAGGGGTGTTGGGTTTTGACATGAGTTTTTTATGTGTATACATAGTTAGGATTAAGTTTCATTCAAAAAAGGGAAAGGGATAAGGGTT
This region of Desulforamulus ferrireducens genomic DNA includes:
- a CDS encoding nitroreductase family protein, with the protein product MQAIFERRSIRKYTDKPVPKDLIEQIVRAGMAAPSAGNEQPWHFIVIEDKMILDNITKVHPYSQMLKEVNHAIVVCGDLALQKYEGFWVQDCSAATQNMLIMARDLGLGSVWVGIYPLEDRVRAIKELLHLPESVIPLCILPIGYPGEEKGPVDRFNPSRLHWNQW
- the dmpI gene encoding 4-oxalocrotonate tautomerase DmpI, whose amino-acid sequence is MPVITVDGGKLTKEQKYDIIKTLTKDLSEITKIPAQFISIIIRENEDDNMGVAGESVTEMKQRLKK
- a CDS encoding GNAT family N-acetyltransferase codes for the protein MEAKLPADETKGYVPAYEYRITLHGLTEWIGRISLRIGYNENIRYGGNIGYEINKAYRGKHYAVKACEIVKQVAIAHGMDKIIITCNPDNYPSRKNCEKIGAKLTEIVD
- a CDS encoding winged helix-turn-helix transcriptional regulator, with product MKSFIAKQYACPVEYTLTLIGGKWKPVILWHLANDGIKRYGEIKKLLIGITHKMLSQQLKELEADGLIHREEYHQIPPKVEYSLTDKGKTLIPILQLMCQWGQENMEHI
- a CDS encoding DUF6518 family protein produces the protein MENDAMSNIKEKAIRIILFFILGIFSGFLAKYVDTIPSNGAVGSLINIISNISSRIGIWAFIATIIAAWSRTPKVGAIHVFTFFAGMLLAYYIYSMKLFNFFPLYYFVRWGLIALVSPMAAYAVWFSRGSGWFAALCAALPIGLLVSEGYNFLYTFSPVSGFYLIAAIILFCILPKNKYQYLKVLIFTILTSVLLSKFDVLSYIIGGL
- a CDS encoding IS1380 family transposase — translated: MKSVQEYSMNFNSRIKVNFNGGDLTSDAGLLLYKEFDYKLGLSETVEKMLVVDDPVMHRDHPNSDVVIQKLYQHLAGYHADDHADDLSEEPLLTAILGKKRLASQPTISRFNEKANIATAKSLEHINEILQKRVYMLKPQDQFVMDLDSSGFTAYGNQYGANFNSHYQERGFHPLFCFDGLTGDCLKAELRAGNVYTSRQVVRFVGPLLKRYETWVSNPLIVLRADSGFAVPELFKLVENKGHKYVIRLKANARLQSVAHSMADQVLNPERLHERQVHYREFLYQASSWDRARRVVVKMERPAGQLFFEFTFIVTNMELQPRNIVRFYCQRGHMENFIKEAKNGFACHKMSSTNFESNAVKLQLSMLAYNFNNWFRRLCLPEPMKPNRMETLRLKLIKIAGKLVRSARYWTWKLCSSYIYQNSFIQTLQNISSLPCFS
- a CDS encoding inorganic diphosphatase; this encodes MREYLNKKVKVIVDRPLCSKHPEHEIYYLLNYGYIPNTISEDGEEVDAYIIGEFQPLKEFEGVVIAIIHRKNDIEDKLVVSKHPHKYSKEQIQALVEFQERFFDSEIIMS
- a CDS encoding flavin reductase family protein, whose product is MKKNIGAVVGLYPTPVTVVGTEFEGKVNWINICHIGIIGLDKIMLSMNKVHYSNKGIKQNKTVSVNLVSSDMLVEADYVGLVSGNKVDKSNVFEYYSGALNGAPLIKKSPVSMECEVVDNYETETHDNFILKVVNTYVDENILTSDGKIDYEKVNPILFEMPQRTYLTTGKVIAKCWDEGKKYIRETEM
- a CDS encoding LysE family transporter, giving the protein MVLWGIFVSAFLIGFSGAMMPGPMLGVTIDGSLKKGWTAGPLTVLGHGILELILIIIMTFGLKDFFSNPTVAGFIGLFGCAFLAWMGYGMIKSSINKSVSLENQGAGNSAGV